The Deinococcus sonorensis KR-87 DNA window GCGGAAGCCCTTCAATGAAGAGCTGCACCAGCTGAAAATGTATAGTCGCTGTTATGGAAGAGCGTCCGCCCCGAAGCATTGTGAAGCGGCTTTATTTGATGCAGGTCGGCTCGGTACCGGAATACCAGATTCCCATTGTGTGTTACCTGGTGCAGACGGAGGACGGCGAAAATATCTTGATTGACACCGGTCTTCCAGAAGTCCTGCCCGAAGAGGCCTCAGACTTTGAAAACGGCGAGGATGTCGTTCGGCAACTGGCCCGCATTGGTCTCGAACCGGGTGACATTGGAACCGTGATTTCGACGCATTATGATATTGACCACGCTGGTCGACACGCGGCCTTCCCCACGGCGCAGTACGTGGTTCAGCGGGTTCACCATCTCGATGCGGCAGGCAATCCACGGTTTGCGGCCAACCGACCCGAATGGGACCAGCCGATGGAACGAATCCGGCTGGTGGACGGAGACGCCGAACTGCTGCCGGGGCTGGAGCTGATTGAGACGAGCGGGCACGTGCCGGGACATCAATCGGTGCTGGTCCGTCTGCCGCACACCGGGACGGTGGTGCTCACGGTCGACGCGGTCTCCTTCGGCCAGGACTTTACCCGTGACCTTCAGGACAACGGGCGGAATGAGGATCCCGAAGCCATCCGCAGGAGCACCATCAAGCTGCTGGATCTGACCGAGCGCGAGGCGCCCTGTCTGGTGGTGTTCGGACATGATCAGGCGCAGTGGGCCGGATTGAAAAAGCTTCCGGAATTTTACGAGTAGGCGGGCAAAGCCGCCCGCTCGTCTGCCCGCCTGCCGAGGCGCCCGCTCTTGAGGGTGACGCCCCGTGGACCGTCTCCCGGTGTTCCGGGCCATGCCTCGGCGCAACGCCCGGACGTCGTGACGGGCGCTGCCCGGGCATGGCCCGGTCTGGTCCTGCTCGCGGTTGGGTGCCGCTCCGGCGCACGGTCACCCCTGCCCGGCCGGGGTGTCAAGCACGCCGGTGCTTGGCCGTGGGACGTTGACCGCCGAGGGATGGTGCGCCCGCTCCGGCGCAGGTTGCTCGACCTCCCAGGGAGGCGCCCCTCGATGGGTCCGGTGACTCCGGTTTCCCCGCGGATGCAGCGGAACACCGGTCCTCACTTCGTGGGAACCACGGCGCCGCGCTTCCACGGCTCAAGGTGCAGCATCCGGCCGGCGTACGGGACGCTGAAGAAGCAACCTCGTCCTGGGTGAGCTCCGGGTGGCGGACCTGAGAGCAGTGCGGATCAGGGCTCCCCCACTGCCGTCGTGGACGGGGCCCACGAGCACGCCAGGCTGCTGGTGGCCGCAGGGGAGGCTTGGCGGCGAGCGAAGCCGCGCGTGCTGGTGGACAGTGGCGTGCTCTGGTCCTCCGGTCTGGGGGCTTCCCCGGGCCGGGGTGGCCCTGGGCGGTGCGTCCAACCTGGCAGGGGCATCACGTTGCGGCGGATCACTCCATGATGAGGGTGGCCCCGGGCCGTCGGCCTGAGCCGTCCCGTTCCGCGAGGGCCTGCCGTGCAGGTCCTCACGCTTCCTGGACTACACTTGACCGGTTATGGCCAGGGTCTCCCGTTACTACGATGTGAAGCGCGACGAGCAGGACCGGCGGTATCTGGAAGTGAATGTGACTGGTTTCGCGCTGCTGCACATTCCCCTGCTGAACAAATCCACCGGCTTCTCCGCCGAGGAACGCAAGCTGCTGGGGCTCCAGGGCCTGGTGCCGCCCCACCAGAGCACCCTCGAGGAGCAGAAGGAACGCACCTACCGCCGTTACCTTCAGCAGGCGAGCGACCTGGAGCGGCACGTGTACCTGCGTTCGCTGCAGGACCGCAATGAGGTGCTGTTCTACGCGATGCTCGAGGAGCATCTGGAGGAGATGCTGCCGATCCTGTATACCCCCACGGTGGGCGAGGCGGTCAAGGCCTTCTCGGACCTGTACCGGTACCCGCGTGGGCTGGTGGTCAGCACCGGCGACATCGCGTCGCTGGACGAGTCGCTGGAGAACCTGCCGCTCGACGACGTGCGGATGATCGTGGCGACCGATTCCAGCGCCATCCTGGGCATCGGTGACCAGGGCTTCGGGGGCATGGCCATCTCGATCGGCAAGCTGAGCCTGTACACCACCGCCGGTGGCGTCG harbors:
- a CDS encoding N-acyl homoserine lactonase family protein produces the protein MEERPPRSIVKRLYLMQVGSVPEYQIPIVCYLVQTEDGENILIDTGLPEVLPEEASDFENGEDVVRQLARIGLEPGDIGTVISTHYDIDHAGRHAAFPTAQYVVQRVHHLDAAGNPRFAANRPEWDQPMERIRLVDGDAELLPGLELIETSGHVPGHQSVLVRLPHTGTVVLTVDAVSFGQDFTRDLQDNGRNEDPEAIRRSTIKLLDLTEREAPCLVVFGHDQAQWAGLKKLPEFYE